In the genome of Salmo trutta chromosome 18, fSalTru1.1, whole genome shotgun sequence, one region contains:
- the LOC115153598 gene encoding cdc42 effector protein 1, which translates to MNLGKIPGLKGLVAGSQGKRRFKGDLTLDMISPPLGDFQHTMHVGRGGDVFGDTSFLSNHGGATNGNGDADSVTSPDNKIGAFFSRTLRRVRKTPERPRGGSKDLSPPPPPISPIIKNAVSLPRLDVDSQNGCPAKNLFPASPTSLEETTYGYGLESGFATLPRLSRSAERQSQQGGSISCTPNAHGCSLTDVSTLLKSSAYPTLTSDPGHMTQYESLTSMASFTFDLGPSLMSEVFGLIDSPNGHLEPSHAWMAEEPSCSAFGFVINEGSEMDSEMDATTASLVDSLLREDCSSRKSPYGMEWEEEEEEARRMEINGGGQHLKGVVPDLVMGSPSRQRPAMESERFQGATDVLGVLYGVGGILKGQQRMDLEGEVTMGQTMEKTPYIFITPDEEEEIKV; encoded by the exons ATGAACCTGGGGAAGATCCCTGGGCTGAAGGGCCTGGTGGCCGGCTCTCAGGGGAAACGTCGTTTCAAAGGTGACCTCACCCTGGACATGATCAGCCCTCCGCTGGGGGACTTCCAACACACCATGCACGTGGGCCGCGGAGGGGACGTGTTCGGGGACACCTCGTTCCTTAGCAACCATGGGGGGGCCACCAATGGAAACGGGGATGCTGATTCTGTCACAAGCCCTGACAACAAGATTGGGGCGTTCTTCTCTCGGACCCTCCGGCGTGTTCGGAAGACACCAGAGCGTCCCAGGGGAGGATCCAAGGACCTGTCCCCGCCACCCCCTCCCATATCCCCCATTATCAAGAATGCAGTGTCCCTCCCCCGACTGGATGTGGACTCACAAAACGGCTGCCCTGCTAAAAACCTCTTCCCTGCCTCTCCTACCTCCCTGGAGGAGACCACTTATGGTTATG GTTTGGAGTCAGGTTTCGCCACTCTGCCCCGCCTCTCCCGTTCAGCAGAGCGTCAGTCGCAACAGGGAGGATCTATTTCCTGTACCCCCAATGCCCACGGCTGCTCGCTCACCGATGTCTCCACCCTCCTGAAGTCCTCCGCATACCCCACCCTGACTTCTGACCCCGGTCACATGACCCAGTATGAGTCCCTGACCTCCATGGCCTCCTTCACCTTTGACCTGGGGCCCTCCCTCATGAGCGAGGTGTTTGGTTTGATTGACAGCCCCAACGGCCACCTAGAGCCCAGCCATGCCTGGATGGCAGAGGAGCCAAGCTGCTCTGCATTCGGGTTTGTGATCAATGAAGGCTCGGAGATGGACTCGGAGATGGATGCCACCACTGCCTCATTGGTGGATTCTCTGCTTCGAGAAGACTGTAGCAGCAGGAAGAGTCCATATGGGATGGAgtgggaagaggaggaagaggaggctaggAGAATGGAGATTAATGGAGGTGGGCAGCATCTTAAAGGGGTGGTGCCTGATTTAGTGATGGGCTCCCCGTCTAGACAGAGGCCTGCTATGGAGAGTGAGAGGTTCCAGGGTGCCACTGATGTGCTGGGGGTGCTCTACGGAGTTGGAGGGATCCTGAAGGGGCAGCAGAGGATGGATCTGGAGGGAGAGGTGACCATGGGCCAGACCATGGAGAAAACACCTTACATCTTCATCACCCCCGATGAGGAGGAGGAAATCAAAGTCTAA